Within Conexibacter woesei DSM 14684, the genomic segment CGTGAGCGGCGGCCAGCTCATGTACTGAGCGCGGCTGGCCCCACCTTCGACCCACCCGACTGGAGATACCGACCAAGCATGACGACCAAGACCGAAGCTTCACGCCGGCCGGCCGGCGTCTCGCTCGAGGAGCAGCTCGACTGGCTGCGGACGATGCTCGAGATCCGCTTCTTCGAAGACCACTGCCACCGCCTCTTCGCGCGCGGCCTCGTGCGCGGCTCGACCCATCTCTGCCAGGGGCAGGAGGGGATCGAGGTCGGCGCCTGCCGCGCGCTGCGCGTGACCGACAAGATGGCCTGCACCTACCGCGGCCACGGCGCGGTGCTGGCGAAGGGCGCGCCGCTGGACCGCAGCTTCGGCGAGATCCTCGGGAAGGGCGAAGGGCTCTGCGGCGGCAAGGGCGGGTCGATGCACCTGACCGACCTGAGCGTCGGCGCGATCGGTTCGTTCGCGATCGTCGGAGCGCACCTGCCGATCGTCCTCGGCACCGCCTTCGCGGCCCAGTACGAGGAGCGCGACGAGGTCAGCCTCTGCTTCTTCGGCGACGGCTCGACGAACATCGGCGGCTTCCACGAGGCGCTGAACATGGCGGCGGTCTGGAAGCTGCCGGCGATCTTCGTCTGCGAGAACAACCTCTACGGCGAGTACTCGCCGCTCGCGCTGACGACGCCGATCGAGCGCCTCGCCGACCGCGCGGCCTCCTACGGGATGCCCGGAGTGCAGATCGACGGCAACGACATCGGGGTCGCGTACGAGACGGTCGCGGAGGCCGTCGCGCGCGCTCGCGCCGGCGAGGGCCCGACGCTGATCGAGGCGCTGACGTACCGCCAGAAGGGCCACTCGCGCTCGGATCCGGCGAGCTACCGGCCCGAGGGCGAGCTCGAGCGCTGGCTCGAGCGCGACCCGATCACCCTGCTGGAGCGCGCGCTGATCGACGGCGGCATCGAGCAGGCGCGCTGCGACGAGCTGCGCGAGACGGCGGAGCGCACCGTCGACGAAGCGCTCGAGCGGGCGATGAGCTGGCCCGATCCCCGGCCCGAATCGCGACTGGAGGACGTGCTGGCATGAGCGCGACGATCGACCAGACCACCACGGTCACGTACAAGCAGGCGATCACGCGGGCGCTGGCCGACGCGATGGAGGAGGACGCGCGCGTCTGCCTCTTCGGCGAGGACGTCGCGGCGGCGGGCGGCGTCTTCAAGGTCACCGACGGGCTCCACGAGCGCTTTGGCGAACGGCGCGTGCGCGACACGCCGATCGCTGAGCAGGCGATCATCGGCACCGCGATCGGCGCGGGTCTGTCCGGCCTGCGTCCCGTCGCCGAGATCATGTTCGCCGACTTCGCCGGCGTCTGCTTCGACGGGATCGCCAACGAGCTGGCCAAGTACCGCTACATGACCGGCGGGCAGGCCGCGATGCCGGTGACCGTCCGGCTCGGCAACGGCGCCGGCGGCGGCTTCGGTGCGCAGCACTCGCAGTCGGTCGAGAACTGGTTCCTCAACGTGCCGGGTCTGAAGATGGTCGCGCCGGCGACGCCGGCTGACGCATACGGGCTGCTGCGGGCGGCGATTCGCGATCCCGACCCGGTCCTCTACTTCGAGCACAAGAACCTCTACGGCGCGAGAGGCGAGCTGGCGGCGGACCCCGAGATCCCGCCGATCGGCAAGGCGGCCGTGGTGCGCGCTGGTACCGACGTGACGCTGGTGGCCACGCAGCTGATGCGGCTGCGCGCCGAGGAGGCGGCCGAGCTGCTGGCGCGCGAGGGCACCTCGGTCGAGCTGATCGACCCGCGCACGATCGCCCCGCTCGACGTCGAGACGATCGCC encodes:
- a CDS encoding thiamine pyrophosphate-dependent dehydrogenase E1 component subunit alpha, giving the protein MTTKTEASRRPAGVSLEEQLDWLRTMLEIRFFEDHCHRLFARGLVRGSTHLCQGQEGIEVGACRALRVTDKMACTYRGHGAVLAKGAPLDRSFGEILGKGEGLCGGKGGSMHLTDLSVGAIGSFAIVGAHLPIVLGTAFAAQYEERDEVSLCFFGDGSTNIGGFHEALNMAAVWKLPAIFVCENNLYGEYSPLALTTPIERLADRAASYGMPGVQIDGNDIGVAYETVAEAVARARAGEGPTLIEALTYRQKGHSRSDPASYRPEGELERWLERDPITLLERALIDGGIEQARCDELRETAERTVDEALERAMSWPDPRPESRLEDVLA
- a CDS encoding alpha-ketoacid dehydrogenase subunit beta; translation: MSATIDQTTTVTYKQAITRALADAMEEDARVCLFGEDVAAAGGVFKVTDGLHERFGERRVRDTPIAEQAIIGTAIGAGLSGLRPVAEIMFADFAGVCFDGIANELAKYRYMTGGQAAMPVTVRLGNGAGGGFGAQHSQSVENWFLNVPGLKMVAPATPADAYGLLRAAIRDPDPVLYFEHKNLYGARGELAADPEIPPIGKAAVVRAGTDVTLVATQLMRLRAEEAAELLAREGTSVELIDPRTIAPLDVETIAASLARTNRLVVAQECSHAGSWGASLVSSLVAEHFESLDAPPLVVSGEETPIPYATPLEALWIPSVERIADGVRRALAS